In Sphingomonas sp. SORGH_AS_0950, the following are encoded in one genomic region:
- a CDS encoding very short patch repair endonuclease yields MVDTISAERRSWNMSRIRGRNTGPEVRLRSLLHRAGLRFRIHVKDLAGKPDIVLPRYRTAIFVHGCFWHRHEGCRNCTTPSTRPEFWQEKFAGTVARDSRNEIRLREEGWTVLTVWECELERDADAVVARIRDSLREA; encoded by the coding sequence ATGGTCGATACGATCAGCGCAGAACGACGCAGCTGGAACATGTCCCGAATACGGGGCCGGAACACCGGCCCGGAGGTTCGCCTGCGCTCCCTTCTGCACCGCGCCGGCTTGCGCTTCCGCATTCATGTAAAGGACCTTGCCGGCAAGCCGGATATCGTGCTTCCGCGCTATCGCACGGCGATCTTCGTGCATGGCTGTTTCTGGCACAGGCATGAAGGCTGCCGGAACTGTACCACGCCCTCCACCAGGCCCGAATTTTGGCAGGAGAAGTTCGCCGGCACCGTCGCGCGCGACAGCCGGAACGAGATTCGGCTGCGTGAGGAGGGCTGGACCGTGCTGACTGTCTGGGAATGTGAACTTGAACGCGATGCCGATGCCGTCGTCGCTCGTATTAGAGACTCGTTGAGGGAGGCCTGA
- a CDS encoding ATP-binding protein has product MARSYPLPPSAASLSASLRDLGYSLETAVADLIDNSISAGATDIRIVCDVARKEPALVIADNGHGMTEERLIAAMRHGATHPNAKRASSDLGRFGLGLKTASFSQCRRLTLISARDGQRCGAEWDLNKVEADDDWSISILDRDEIAGLPFADLLGETGTLVIWRDLDRLSEDETGQKRDEIVSDKLVTVERHLALVFHRFLSGEIKGRKKLAISVNGHPVAPFDPFCRKNAATQVLPTETVWVNDAAITMQPYILPHHSRLSPTEYDYYQDRSDFISNQGAYIYRSGRLMAWGDWFRLVPKGEATKLARVQIDFPNGLDEAWTIDIKKSRARPPHAVRERLRQIINKITARSVSVHRGRGQKLFQDAAAPLWERYADHGGIRYALNLQHPLVTSLAGMLPADGGASLELLLKAAAAALPVEMIYSDYSTAPREIRQLDTDEADTLKSLHVLRTLLYGESGGTAQQFLELVRSTRLFEGRQKIVEDYVGGAF; this is encoded by the coding sequence ATGGCAAGGTCGTATCCCCTTCCGCCCAGCGCCGCCAGCCTTTCAGCTTCCCTGCGCGACCTAGGCTACTCGCTGGAAACGGCCGTCGCCGATCTGATCGACAACAGCATCTCCGCGGGTGCGACGGACATCCGCATAGTCTGCGACGTGGCCCGGAAGGAGCCCGCGCTGGTGATTGCGGATAACGGTCACGGAATGACGGAAGAGCGGCTCATCGCCGCGATGCGCCACGGTGCGACGCATCCCAATGCAAAGCGCGCCTCCAGTGACCTTGGGCGCTTCGGCCTAGGCCTAAAGACCGCCTCCTTCTCGCAATGCCGGCGGCTGACCCTGATCAGCGCGCGGGATGGACAGAGGTGCGGCGCCGAGTGGGACCTGAACAAGGTCGAAGCGGACGATGATTGGTCCATCTCGATCCTCGATCGGGACGAGATCGCGGGCCTGCCTTTTGCCGATCTGCTCGGCGAGACTGGCACGCTCGTCATCTGGCGCGATCTTGACCGGCTGTCCGAGGATGAAACCGGCCAGAAGCGTGACGAGATCGTCAGCGACAAGCTTGTTACGGTCGAACGGCACCTAGCGCTCGTGTTCCACCGCTTCCTATCAGGCGAGATCAAGGGGCGGAAGAAGCTCGCCATCAGCGTCAACGGTCATCCAGTGGCACCATTCGATCCGTTCTGCAGAAAGAATGCGGCGACGCAGGTTTTGCCAACCGAGACGGTCTGGGTCAATGATGCGGCGATCACGATGCAGCCGTACATTCTACCGCATCACAGCCGGCTGTCGCCGACCGAGTACGACTACTATCAAGATCGCAGCGACTTCATATCGAACCAAGGCGCCTACATCTACCGCAGCGGACGTCTGATGGCATGGGGCGACTGGTTCAGGCTCGTTCCGAAGGGGGAGGCGACCAAGTTGGCCCGGGTGCAGATCGACTTCCCGAACGGTTTGGACGAGGCGTGGACCATTGACATCAAGAAGTCGCGCGCACGACCGCCGCATGCTGTGCGGGAGCGGCTGCGGCAGATCATCAACAAAATCACCGCCCGCAGCGTGAGTGTCCATCGCGGCCGGGGCCAGAAGCTGTTTCAGGACGCGGCGGCCCCGCTCTGGGAACGCTATGCCGACCACGGTGGTATCCGGTACGCGCTGAACCTCCAGCACCCCCTCGTGACTTCGCTCGCCGGCATGCTGCCGGCGGATGGTGGTGCGTCTCTTGAGCTTCTTCTGAAAGCTGCGGCAGCAGCCCTGCCGGTGGAGATGATCTATTCCGACTACTCCACCGCGCCGCGCGAAATTAGGCAGTTGGACACGGACGAGGCGGATACGCTGAAGAGCCTGCACGTGCTCAGGACGCTCCTGTACGGAGAAAGCGGGGGCACGGCTCAGCAGTTCCTCGAATTGGTCCGTTCGACGCGTCTGTTCGAGGGCCGGCAGAAAATTGTTGAGGACTATGTGGGAGGGGCTTTCTGA
- a CDS encoding DNA cytosine methyltransferase: MRLKGTVAATRPTPEASPAAHAGHLSLPYPVIDLFAGPGGLGEGFSSLVDEKERNRFRSAVAIERDEFSHKTLLMRHFLRSFPDGEAPDDYYDFLAGDLTAVELASRYPKEWIEAEHSALRISLGSESHDQVRGIIRKRLGRTRKWALVGGPPCQAYSLVGRARMMGRPNFESDERHTLYLEYLRIIADHEPPIFVMENVKGLLSATIEGKSAITRIVQDLSRPANAIPGAKQDLAYRLFSLSEEEMAEGEVDPRLFIVRAEEHGIPQARHRMFIVGIRSDLDVKPGTLRKMRAPSVRETIGGLPAVRSTLSRGLDSFADWISEIRKVSGMNLRQQMNGATYAGAVAKGIELDSLIALQAPRLSSSTRYTLRTPSHEVLRKLYDARLSTLTGHEARGHMASDLRRYVFAAVFAENTGRSPKLCDFPASLLPDHQNVGPGRNRAMFADRFRVQLADRCATTITSHISKDGHYFIHYDPAQCRSLTVREAARLQTFPDNYFFAGPRTAQYHQVGNAVPPQLARQIAEIVSEVLDAIPGEA; this comes from the coding sequence TTGCGCCTGAAGGGAACAGTTGCCGCCACTAGGCCAACGCCAGAGGCGTCGCCGGCAGCACATGCCGGCCATCTTTCGTTGCCGTATCCGGTCATCGACCTGTTCGCCGGCCCCGGCGGCCTCGGTGAGGGCTTCTCGTCCCTTGTTGACGAAAAGGAACGCAACCGGTTCAGAAGCGCCGTAGCGATCGAGCGGGACGAGTTCTCTCACAAAACGCTCCTGATGCGGCACTTCCTGCGGTCCTTCCCTGACGGAGAGGCTCCGGATGATTACTACGATTTCCTCGCCGGCGACCTGACGGCGGTCGAACTCGCGTCGCGCTACCCAAAGGAATGGATAGAGGCGGAGCACAGCGCCCTGAGGATCTCACTTGGTAGCGAGTCCCACGATCAGGTCAGGGGCATCATTCGGAAGCGGCTGGGGCGCACGCGGAAATGGGCTCTCGTGGGAGGCCCCCCCTGCCAAGCGTATTCGCTGGTCGGGCGCGCGCGCATGATGGGGCGGCCCAACTTCGAGAGCGATGAGCGGCATACACTGTATCTGGAGTACCTCCGGATCATCGCAGACCACGAGCCGCCGATCTTCGTCATGGAGAACGTCAAGGGGCTCCTGTCGGCAACCATCGAGGGCAAATCGGCCATCACGCGCATCGTCCAAGACCTTTCGCGGCCGGCGAACGCAATACCTGGCGCGAAACAGGACCTCGCCTACCGTCTCTTTTCCCTTTCCGAGGAAGAGATGGCGGAGGGGGAAGTTGATCCGCGCCTGTTCATCGTCCGAGCCGAGGAACATGGGATACCCCAAGCCCGTCACCGGATGTTTATCGTCGGCATCCGGTCCGATCTGGATGTGAAGCCGGGTACGCTGCGCAAAATGCGCGCGCCCAGCGTGCGGGAAACCATTGGTGGCCTCCCCGCCGTGCGTAGCACCCTCTCCCGGGGGCTAGACAGCTTCGCGGACTGGATCTCGGAAATCCGCAAGGTCTCGGGAATGAACCTAAGACAGCAGATGAACGGCGCTACCTATGCCGGCGCCGTCGCAAAGGGCATCGAACTGGACAGCCTGATTGCCCTGCAAGCCCCGCGTCTCAGTTCGTCCACCCGCTACACTCTAAGAACACCGAGTCACGAGGTTTTGCGCAAACTGTACGACGCACGTCTGTCGACGCTTACCGGGCACGAGGCCCGGGGCCACATGGCCTCGGACCTTCGGCGTTATGTATTTGCCGCCGTGTTCGCGGAAAACACGGGCCGCAGCCCGAAGCTCTGCGACTTCCCGGCGTCGCTTCTGCCGGATCACCAGAACGTCGGGCCGGGCAGGAATCGCGCGATGTTCGCGGACCGGTTCCGTGTTCAGTTGGCCGACCGGTGCGCGACCACCATCACCTCCCATATCTCGAAGGACGGCCACTACTTCATCCACTACGATCCGGCACAGTGCCGCAGCCTGACAGTCAGGGAGGCTGCGCGACTGCAGACCTTCCCAGACAACTACTTCTTCGCTGGGCCGCGAACCGCGCAGTATCATCAGGTCGGAAACGCTGTTCCCCCGCAGTTGGCCCGGCAGATCGCGGAGATTGTCAGCGAGGTTCTCGACGCCATCCCGGGTGAGGCGTGA
- a CDS encoding type II toxin-antitoxin system Phd/YefM family antitoxin, whose amino-acid sequence MKTMSAKEAKNSFGVLLDAAQAAPVQVQKHGRPVAVVMSIEEYRRLSRQGTE is encoded by the coding sequence ATGAAGACGATGTCGGCGAAGGAGGCGAAGAACAGCTTCGGCGTCCTGCTTGACGCCGCTCAGGCCGCCCCCGTGCAGGTGCAGAAACACGGTAGGCCGGTAGCCGTGGTCATGAGCATTGAAGAGTACCGCAGGCTGTCCCGTCAAGGCACGGAATGA
- a CDS encoding MobA/MobL family protein, whose protein sequence is MAIDYAELKAGNREAAQALADARSARHLTSRRKREEVSAERADEGARRRRKAMSDREAEAFLSRRLHIKMPEGDRPRTRLRTPRKLYTRMVEQMLKGTVGVTNARGPDGRHSIHFAFTARGFSSKNGRRWRAGEAARAVLYSVREEALEGGELGWWSNVADDRNELVAHYRASEALEAHDRANANVYLVEVIALPAELTAEQRRQAVKRICRQLDRLGLAYTVGIHLPDAAGDQRNFHLHLVYSMRPCQRVAPYEWQFAVTKRTEINTPAGIMHRRCAVVVAINETLREAGIDKRYTPLSNRDRGMAQPIRGKVGQQATWAARRLAAADDRHASLLILQDQLRQVRTGLVDAAKWLGSAGAIVRRRCLGMAIKLSDAEAIMPSPAALKAKMRDHLERQMSVADQATRAARAKLTPARSAVSQRLTSMRHDLGATAGASELANRREVLGTHLAGMRSHTVQTVADIATSVAAIPQHPIAIEHDTGRTVGGDRTSSTDGETFVTPTPPPSPIVGEMQAARHQAALRRQREIYDEALAMLRRKRGRVWLDADGRYDIDDADLPTRERGVWQRLKSTVKAQSDLADLHTVQQQSVLTGVLDVDAVERVTGASPLPSATAPLDPTIPEAEPASPPDDLLPVSTATKQRGVFAQAESVDPEQARARPKGGDKGQTPAIPQKSEHER, encoded by the coding sequence GTGGCGATCGACTATGCGGAGCTGAAGGCAGGTAACAGGGAAGCCGCCCAAGCGCTTGCCGATGCCCGCAGTGCTCGACATCTGACCAGTCGCCGCAAGCGTGAAGAAGTGAGTGCCGAGCGTGCAGACGAAGGTGCCAGGCGGCGGCGCAAGGCGATGAGCGACCGCGAGGCTGAGGCGTTTCTCAGCCGCCGCCTGCACATCAAAATGCCCGAAGGTGACCGCCCGCGCACGAGATTACGCACGCCGCGCAAACTGTACACCCGCATGGTGGAGCAGATGCTAAAGGGGACGGTCGGTGTGACCAACGCGCGCGGGCCCGATGGCCGTCACTCGATCCACTTCGCCTTCACCGCACGAGGATTCAGCTCGAAGAATGGTCGTCGCTGGCGTGCTGGCGAAGCCGCGCGCGCCGTGCTGTATAGCGTGCGCGAGGAAGCGCTGGAGGGTGGCGAACTCGGCTGGTGGTCGAATGTCGCTGACGATCGCAACGAACTCGTCGCCCATTACCGCGCGTCGGAGGCGCTCGAGGCACACGACCGGGCCAATGCGAACGTCTATCTCGTCGAGGTCATCGCGCTTCCCGCCGAACTGACCGCCGAGCAACGGCGGCAGGCGGTCAAGCGCATCTGCCGCCAGCTGGACAGGCTGGGGCTGGCCTATACCGTCGGCATTCACCTGCCCGACGCAGCAGGCGATCAACGCAATTTCCACCTGCACCTGGTCTATTCGATGCGGCCCTGTCAGCGGGTGGCACCCTATGAATGGCAGTTCGCCGTCACCAAGCGGACCGAGATCAACACCCCGGCCGGGATCATGCACCGTCGTTGTGCCGTGGTGGTCGCGATCAACGAGACGCTGCGGGAAGCCGGCATCGACAAGCGCTACACGCCGCTGTCCAATCGCGACCGCGGTATGGCGCAGCCGATCCGGGGCAAGGTCGGACAGCAAGCAACCTGGGCGGCGCGGCGTTTGGCGGCCGCTGACGACCGTCATGCCTCGCTTCTGATCCTGCAGGATCAGCTCCGGCAGGTCCGCACCGGCTTGGTCGACGCCGCCAAATGGCTCGGCAGCGCCGGGGCGATCGTGCGGCGCCGTTGCTTGGGCATGGCCATCAAGCTATCGGATGCTGAGGCGATCATGCCATCGCCCGCCGCGTTGAAAGCGAAGATGCGGGATCATCTCGAACGACAAATGTCCGTCGCCGATCAGGCGACCCGCGCTGCTCGAGCCAAACTCACGCCTGCGCGATCGGCAGTCAGCCAGAGATTGACGTCGATGCGCCATGATCTCGGCGCAACCGCGGGCGCATCCGAGTTGGCAAATCGCCGTGAGGTCCTGGGAACTCATCTTGCGGGTATGCGGTCGCACACCGTGCAGACGGTCGCCGACATCGCCACATCGGTTGCAGCGATCCCGCAGCACCCCATCGCTATCGAGCACGATACCGGGCGAACGGTCGGCGGCGACCGGACTTCGAGCACGGATGGCGAAACCTTCGTGACCCCGACGCCCCCGCCAAGTCCAATCGTCGGCGAGATGCAGGCGGCGCGACATCAAGCCGCTCTGCGCCGTCAGCGCGAAATCTATGATGAGGCGCTGGCGATGCTGCGGAGAAAACGCGGTCGCGTGTGGCTGGACGCCGACGGTCGGTACGACATCGACGATGCTGACCTGCCGACCCGCGAACGGGGCGTGTGGCAGCGCCTCAAATCCACTGTGAAAGCGCAAAGCGATCTGGCGGACCTCCATACAGTGCAACAGCAGTCGGTTTTGACGGGGGTACTCGATGTAGATGCGGTTGAACGAGTAACGGGCGCATCTCCGCTGCCGTCAGCGACCGCCCCGCTCGATCCCACCATTCCGGAAGCCGAACCAGCTTCGCCGCCTGATGACCTGTTGCCAGTCTCCACGGCGACCAAGCAGCGTGGGGTGTTCGCGCAGGCGGAGAGCGTCGACCCCGAGCAGGCACGCGCTCGACCGAAGGGAGGCGATAAGGGCCAAACACCGGCGATCCCCCAAAAGTCCGAACACGAACGGTGA